One Gigantopelta aegis isolate Gae_Host chromosome 1, Gae_host_genome, whole genome shotgun sequence genomic region harbors:
- the LOC121367475 gene encoding cysteine protease ATG4B-like yields MDFDATFTYESGPLQYEEFPRTDEPLHILGERYSTLYDLDDLKLDILSRLWFTYRKNFPPIGGSGPSSDQGWGCMLRCGQMMLAQSLLLRHLNREWRWDKHSNSSSYWKVLRMFQDKKSSVYSIHQIASMGESEGKAVGQWFGPNTVAQVLKKMAVYDDWSSMVIHVAMDNTVIEEDIRQLCKCHQENGVDPCIDMNNPECNVFPRSDSNDGVKDCVKSDKPKSIDPSVWKPLLLIIPLRLGLTDINPVYFDSLKACLSVKQSVGIIGGKPNHAHWFIGHLGEELVYLDPHTTQLTVDLNETPDDDTFHCPYPGRMKIHQLDPSVAVGFFCGREQDFNDLCLTFRKLIIKSSKTPMFELHHYRPHDWPSLEVQRERNVSVNSEFADLGAVGGTNYDSEEEFELL; encoded by the exons ATGGATTTTGATG CTACATTCACATATGAGAGTGGCCCACTTCAGTATGAGGAATTCCCAAGAACAGATGAGCCATTGCATATTCTGGGAGAACGATACAGCACACTTTATG ACCTGGACGACTTGAAACTTGATATTCTTTCACGGCTATGGTTCACGTACAGAAAAAACTTCCCACCTATAG GTGGCAGTGGTCCTTCGTCAGACCAGGGATGGGGCTGTATGCTGAGATGTGGCCAGATGATGTTGGCGCAGTCTCTCTTGCTGAGACATCTAAACCGAG AGTGGCGGTGGGACAAacacagcaacagcagcagctaCTGGAAGGTTCTGAGGATGTTCCAGGACAAGAAGAGCAGTGTCTACTCCATACACCAGATTG CATCAATGGGAGAGTCAGAAGGTAAAGCAGTGGGACAGTGGTTCGGACCAAACACAGTTGCTCAAGTTTTAAA GAAAATGGCCGTTTACGATGATTGGAGCTCAATGGTTATTCACGTTGCCATGGACAACACAGTTATAGAAGAAGACATCA GACAGTTATGCAAATGTCACCAGGAAAATGGCGTCGACCCGTGTATAGACATGAACAACCCGGAGTGCAATGTGTTCCCGCGGAGTGATTCCAACGAtggtgtaaaggactgtgtgaAAAGTGACAAACCAAAGTCTATAGACCCCAGTGTGTGGAAACCCTTGTTACTGATCATCCCCCTTAGACTCGGATTAACCGACATCAACCCAGTGTATTTTGACAGCTTAAAG gcaTGCCTGAGTGTCAAGCAGTCAGTTGGTATCATTGGTGGCAAACCCAACCATGCTCACTGGTTTATAGGACATCTAG GTGAAGAGTTGGTTTACCTCGACCCTCACACGACCCAGCTGACGGTTGACCTGAACGAGACCCCCGATGATGACACCTTCCACTGTCCGTACCCGGGACGCATGAAGATCCACCAGCTAGACCCGTCTGTGGCCGTG GGTTTTTTCTGTGGCAGAGAACAAGATTTTAATGACCTGTGTTTGACGTTTCGTAAGCTGATCATCAAATCGAGCAAGACGCCGATGTTTGAGTTACACCATTACCGACCACACGACTGGCCGTCATTAGAGGTACAGAGAGAACGAAACGTCTCCGTCAATTCAG agTTTGCTGATTTGGGTGCGGTCGGAGGCACAAATTACGACAGTGAAGAGGAGTTTGAGTTGTTGTAG